One part of the Lytechinus pictus isolate F3 Inbred chromosome 3, Lp3.0, whole genome shotgun sequence genome encodes these proteins:
- the LOC129257634 gene encoding SAC3 domain-containing protein 1-like: MEERETENLSSLAYVYIMSYHPKSLFQRLRESLEKNRLRNPYEEAEHAIAGECQEMCPKKEQKERENQRRLHTLEMVEGTERERRPKVDCSLAIKEYSRPAAGKEQANPCDLRPPEVLMKVVNHIVQNILTRTDLPWFKIYNFAFDRLRAVRQDLVIQRATGAECVMILEQCARFHIYSAYRLCSAPFSEFDPKINSDHTSECLKRLLFIYQLQRQDENIELDQTKRDAQIQMESCHVIFNLGSFDALFHILSLPKEIRFSPRLVNAVALAKASLEGNYIRVKKFAVSLSAIELCCLHTHLQHIRSQALTTMNAAFSSRNLLFPMQVLTNWLMFDEMEEAQDFCHHYGLTLKGGKVVFSKSCSLQDYKLPPKRSWCTYIDCQLEVLTIPDIIQGAVR, encoded by the exons CCTATCAAGCTTGGCATATGTATACATCATGTCATACCATCCTAAAAGCTTATTTCAAAGGCTGAGGGAAAGTCTTGAGAAGAACAGACTGCGGAATCCTTATGAAGAGGCCGAGCATGCAATAGCTGGAGAATGTCAAGAAATGTGCCCCAAAAAGGAACAGAAAGA ACGTGAAAATCAGAGAAGGCTTCATACATTGGAGATGGTTGAAGGAACCGAGAGAGAAAGAAG GCCAAAGGTTGATTGTTCTCTTGCCATCAAAGAATACTCAAGACCAGCAGCAGGCAAAGAGCAGGCCAATCCTTGTGACCTACGACCTCCAGAGGTTCTTATGAAGGTTGTCAATCACATTGTACAAAA CATTCTTACCCGTACCGACCTGCCTTGGTTCAAGATCTATAACTTTGCCTTTGATCGCCTCAGGGCAGTTCGGCAGGACCTTGTCATTCAGAGAGCCACTGGTGCAGAATGTGTTATGATTCTTGAACAGTGTGCAAGATTCCACATATACTCTGCCTACAG GTTGTGTTCTGCGCCCTTCTCGGAGTTTGATCCCAAAATCAATTCTGACCACACCAGCGAATGCCTCAAGAGACTTCTATTTATCTACCAACTACAACGTCAGGATGAAAATATAGAACTAGATCAAACTAAGCGAGATGCCCAAATTCAAATGGAGTCTTGTCATGTCATATTCAAtttag GTTCATTTGATGCATTGTTTCATATCTTGTCATTGCCAAAAGAAATTAG GTTCAGCCCAAGATTAGTTAATGCAGTCGCTCTCGCAAAAGCCTCCTTAGAAGGGAACTATATCCGTGTGAAAAAGTTTGCAGTTAGCTTAAGTGCAATAGAATTATGCTGTCTACATACACATCTGCAACATATAAGGAG TCAAGCTTTGACAACAATGAATGCTGCCTTCAGCAGTCGTAACCTACTCTTCCCTATGCAAGTTCTGACTAATTGGCTCATGTTTGACGAGATGGAGGAGGCACAAGATTTTTGTCATCATTATGGTCTCACCTTGAAGGGAGGAAAAGTAGTATTTTCCAAAAGTTGCTCCTTGCAAGACTACAAACTC CCTCCAAAACGCTCCTGGTGCACTTACATCGACTGCCAGCTTGAAGTCCTAACCATCCCAGATATTATTCAAGGAGCAGTGAGGTAA